A single region of the Sorghum bicolor cultivar BTx623 chromosome 9, Sorghum_bicolor_NCBIv3, whole genome shotgun sequence genome encodes:
- the LOC110430370 gene encoding protein BUD31 homolog 2 produces MPKIKTSRVKYPEGWELIEPTLRDLEAKMREAENDPHDGKRKCEALWPIFRISHQKSRYIYDLYYRRKEISKELYEFCLDQGYADRNLIAKWKKPGYERLCCLRCIQTRDHNFATTCVCRVPKHLREEKVIECVHCGCRGCASGD; encoded by the exons ATGCCTAAGATAAAGACAAGCCGTGTGAAATATCCTGAAGGTTGGGAGCTTATTGAGCCAACTCTTCGGGATCTGGAGGCCAAAATGAGGGAAG CTGAAAATGATCCACATGATGGGAAGAGGAAATGTGAAGCTCTTTGGCCAATCTTCCGTATTTCTCATCAAAAGAGTCGCTACATATATGATCTTTACTATCGAAGGAAGGAAATATCAAAAGAGTTATATGAGTTTTGCTTAGACCAAGGTTATGCAGATCGCAATCTGATTGCAAAGTGGAAAAAG CCAGGTTATGAGCGCCTCTGCTGCCTTCGCTGCATACAGACACGAGACCACAACTTCGCAACCACTTGCGTCTGCAGAGTGCCCAAGCACCTCAGGGAGGAAAAGGTGATAGAATGTGTCCACTGCGGATGCAGGGGCTGTGCCAGCGGTGATTAA
- the LOC8061780 gene encoding SAC3 family protein A isoform X2, translated as MPTIIIATHKRQMILLSSKEQTNIQTVPGYGSSSYYYQNNTWNDGSSGNNFAQSYQNYSSSDTSAQQSSTSVPANSLPYQQQYNQWPYYYNQSVPSASSNLVAGNSTADNLAVNTPSGYSYPSSQPPPPGTTSWKSNSVASAAPPMQVPGHQNQYANQAEGHYNQGPGVQWSQNHYAYQTQPYPQKTNSNHPQLGNPEDQQKTVDSNGPSTNLSSNHVSENFKPNLQGSVTMDNSSESKIQVPINPRIAPGFSMVMPKNEKKNSGLDLSKKPAYVSVSMPTNDAKATQDGPDARSIPFSLRNYATRNLNRCKNDAQRAACRSIMEEITKKAFAEGTLLTKNWDTEPLFPLPESVVGMTGTSIVNNLSPFSSVSTPRKRVKSRWEPVVDENVTNKVEQIAKGLISSNVHSTLDPKNRMGSSWDHGKFLQSREAPSSSKVNQRPAKKQKMGSNLSQIQNGSASSDSEKEHDLTKYYASATALANSPEEKKRREHRSKRFEKSKDSSLKSRNASANSDAMANLRLRRAISSLRTRTYEEGTLAVEDMDWDALTIKGTCQEIEKQYLRLTGAPEPAKIRPEDVLEKALAMVETSQKNYLYKCDQLKSIRQDLTVQRIQNELTVKVYETHARLAMQAGDLPEFNQCQSQLKRLYAQGIKGCYFEFSAYNLLCVMLHSNNKRDLLSSMASLSKEARQDAAVKHALAVHSSVLSGNYVLFFKLYKKAPNLNSCLMDLYVERMRFEAMKCMSRSYRPTVPVGYIAQILGFLRTDTEGCATNEDDGLEECEKWLKAHGTVLSEDNSGELQIDMKASSSTLYMPEPEDAVAHGDASLAVDDFLARTDGHAKRCSSNGPAVDTP; from the exons ATGCCAACTATTATTATAGCTACCCACAAGCGACAAATGATTCTTCTGTCCAGCAAGGAGCAAACCAACATCCAG ACTGTGCCAGGATATGGAAGCAGCAGCTACTATTATCAGAACAACACATGGAATGATGGAAGCTCAGGGAATAATTTTGCTCAATCATACCAGAACTACTCATCATCTGATACAAGTGCACAGCAAAGTTCTACTTCAGTGCCTGCCAATTCTTTACCGTATCAGCAGCAGTATAACCAGTGGCCATACTATTACAATCAATCTGTGCCAAGTGCTTCTAGCAATCTAGTTGCTGGGAACAGTACTGCAGATAACTTAGCTGTTAACACCCCTTCTGGCTATTCCTATCCTAGTAGCCAGCCACCTCCACCAGGAACAACATCATGGAAAAGTAATTCAGTTGCTTCTGCTGCACCTCCTATGCAG GTTCCAGGACATCAAAATCAATATGCCAACCAGGCAGAAGGCCATTATAACCAGGGACCAGGTGTCCAATGGTCTCAAAACCATTATGCCTATCAGACACAGCCATACCCTCAGAAGACTAATTCCAATCATCCACAACTAGGCAACCCTGAAGATCAACAGAAGACTGTAGATTCTAACGGTCCAAGCACAAATCTTTCATCGAACCATGTTTCTGAAAATTTTAAACCAAACTTGCAGGGTTCCGTGACAATGGACAATTCCAGCGAAAGCAAAATACAGGTTCCTATAAATCCTCGAATTGCCCCAGGTTTCTCTATGGTGATGCcaaagaatgagaagaaaaatTCTGGACTTGATTTATCAAAGAAACCTGCCTATGTTAGTGTCTCCATGCCGACGAATGATGCTAAAGCAACTCAAGATGGTCCTGATGCT AGATCGATACCATTTTCACTCCGTAACTATGCTACGAGGAACCTCAATCGTTGCAAGAATGATGCCCAGAGGGCAGCCTGCCGAAGCATAATGGAGGAG ATAACAAAAAAGGCTTTTGCTGAGGGAACCCTTCTTACTAAGAACTGGGACACTGAACCTTTATTTCCTTTGCCTGAAAGTGTTGTGGGCATGACTGGAACAAG CATTGTAAACAATTTAAGTCCCTTCTCGTCAGTATCTACACCAAGGAAACGTGTTAAAAGTAGATGGGAGCCTGTTGTGGATGAAAATGTTACCAATAAGGTGGAACAAATAGCAAAAGGATTGATTAGCAGTAATGTCCACAGTACTTTGGACCCTAAAAATAGAATG GGTAGCAGTTGGGATCATGGAAAGTTTCTCCAGTCTCGTGAAGCACCTTCTTCAAGTAAAGTGAATCAGAGGCCTGCCAAGAAGCAAAAAATGGGTAGTAATTTGAGTCAAATACAGAATGGAAGTGCTTCAAGTGACAGCGAGAAGGAACATGATCTAACCAAATATTATGCCAGTGCAACTGCACTAGCAAACTCGCCTGAGGAAAAGAAGCGTAGGGAACATAGATCCAAGCGTTTTGAAAAGAGTAAAGATTCGTCATTAAAATCAAGAAATGCTTCTGCAAATAGTGATGCTATGGCTAATTTGCGTTTAAGAAGGGCAATTTCATCTCTTCGTACTAGAACCTATGAAGAAGGCACTTTGGCTGTTGAGGATATGGATTGGGATGCACTGACAATCAAAGGAACATGTCAAGAAATTGAGAAACAATATCTACGACTTACAGGAGCGCCTGAGCCTGCCAAA ATAAGGCCAGAAGATGTCCTGGAGAAGGCCCTTGCAATGGTTGAAACATCACAAAAGAATTATCTTTACAAGTGTGATCAGCTAAAATCTATCCGCCAAGATCTTACAGTTCAGAGAATCCAGAATGAACTGACTGTAAAG GTTTATGAAACCCATGCCCGATTAGCTATGCAAGCTGGCGATTTACCTGAATTTAACCAG TGCCAGTCACAACTGAAGAGGCTATATGCACAAGGAATCAAGGGTTGCTATTTTGAATTTTCTGCTTACAATTTGCTGTGTGTCATGCTACACTCTAATAATAAACGAGACTTGCTGTCGTCAATGGCAAG ctTATCAAAAGAAGCCAGACAAGATGCAGCAGTTAAGCATGCCCTTGCAGTTCATTCTTCTGTTTTATCTGGCAATTATGTTCTATTTTTCAAGCTATACAAGAAGGCGCCCAATTTGAACTCATGCCTCATGG ATCTATATGTGGAGCGGATGCGCTTTGAAGCTATGAAATGCATGTCTAGGTCATATCGCCCAACTGTACCTGTGGGATATATTGCACAGATTTTGGGGTTCTTGAGAACAGACACTGAAGGCTGTGCAACCAATGAGGATGATGGATTAGAAGAATGCGAAAAATGGTTGAAAGCGCATGGGACAGTTCTTTCAGAAGATAACAGTGGGGAATTGCAGATAGATATGAAG GCTTCGTCTTCTACACTTTACATGCCAGAGCCAGAGGACGCGGTTGCACATGGTGATGCATCACTtgctgttgatgactttttggcACGGACTGACGGACATGCTAAAAGGTGCAGCAGCAATGGACCAGCGGTGGATACTCCATAG
- the LOC8061781 gene encoding probable serine/threonine-protein kinase PBL25 gives MSCFPCFGGGKGENDDADADSPGDAGAPASNMTPPATVQAPAAYSPAPAAAPAAAASAKPGGANQAPEASSADDSSLRQAITGQAFAFRELAAATDHFTPYNLVGEGGFFRVYKGKLEKSGQTVAIKQLDKHGFQDNNAFLTGVAKLSQLHHENLVDLIGYCADGDQRLLVYESVPAGTLEDHLFDLPEDKKPMDWCTRMKVAHGAAQGLEYLHDTASPPVVYGEFKASHILLDENFTPKLSDFGLAELGKAGGSMPVASPMMGSFGCCAPEYDRTGQGTMKSDVYSFGVVLVQLISGRRAVDTSKPVDEQNVVTWAMPMFKDQKRYHELVDPLIKKEYAAKALNQVVAMAAMCLQEEDSVRPLMADVVMTLGFLTAMPPDPPAPAAPPAAAAADPDPKKDKESDHSDDSSSSSEDEEDDEEEEAEEQ, from the exons ATGAGCTGCTTTCCGTGCTTCGGCGGCGGAAAGGGCGAGAATGACGACGCCGACGCGGACAGCCCCGGCGACGCGGGGGCCCCGGCATCCAACATGACGCCACCCGCGACGGTGCAGGCGCCCGCCGCGTACTCCCCGGCTCCCGCGGCCGCTCCAGCAGCCGCGGCGTCGGCCAAGCCCGGTGGCG CGAACCAAGCGCCCGAAGCTTCTTCCGCCGACGACTCGTCGCTGCGGCAAGCCATCACGGGGCAGGCATTCGCGTTCCGCGAGCTCGCCGCGGCCACAGACCATTTCACGCCGTACAACCTCGTCGGAGAAGGCGGCTTCTTCCGGGTGTACAAGGGCAAGCTGGAGAAGAGCGGCCAG ACCGTGGCCATCAAGCAGCTGGACAAGCATGGGTTCCAGGACAACAACGCGTTCCTGACCGGGGTCGCCAAGCTCAGCCAGCTCCACCACGAGAACCTCGTCGATCTCATTGGCTACTGCGCCGACGGTGACCAGCGGCTGCTGGTGTACGAGTCCGTGCCCGCCGGCACCTTAGAAGACCACCTGTTCG ATCTGCCGGAGGACAAGAAGCCGATGGACTGGTGCACGAGGATGAAGGTGGCGCACGGCGCGGCGCAGGGGCTGGAGTACCTGCACGACACAGCGAGCCCGCCGGTGGTGTACGGGGAATTCAAGGCCTCGCACATACTCCTCGACGAGAACTTCACGCCCAAGCTCTCCGACTTCGGGCTCGCGGAGCTCGGCAAGGCGGGAGGCAGCATGCCGGTGGCGTCGCCCATGATGGGCTCCTTCGGCTGCTGCGCGCCGGAGTACGACCGGACCGGGCAGGGCACCATGAAGTCCGACGTCTACAGCTTCGGGGTGGTGCTGGTGCAGCTCATCTCCGGGAGGAGGGCCGTCGACACCAGCAAGCCGGTGGACGAGCAGAATGTGGTCACCTGG GCCATGCCAATGTTCAAGGACCAGAAGAGATACCATGAGCTGGTTGATCCACTCATAAAGAAGGAATACGCTGCCAAAGCGTTGAACCAGGTGGTCGCCATGGCTGCGATGTGCTTGCAGGAAGAGGACTCCGTGCGACCACTGATGGCCGACGTCGTCATGACGCTGGGCTTCCTCACGGCGATGCCGCCGGATCCACCGGCCCCTGCTGCTccacctgccgccgccgccgccgacccaGACCCGAAGAAAGACAAAGAATCGGATCATTCAGACGACTCGTCGTCTTCTTCGGAGGACGAAGAggacgatgaggaggaggaagccGAGGAGCAATGA
- the LOC8061780 gene encoding SAC3 family protein A isoform X1 — protein sequence MASHGAGAAAGSDAPHAEVISMGQTNPSPYPPLSSSHHSWSSAAGSATVSWNNTVEKLSQDTVYYDPQRDVSVSGGNQNVGSSAPHVAQSSMGITDAAHSHVPYSSSAQHVYNPVEYANYYYSYPQATNDSSVQQGANQHPGAAYQPLTSFQNSGSYIDPTSNTYYNAGGHQTVPGYGSSSYYYQNNTWNDGSSGNNFAQSYQNYSSSDTSAQQSSTSVPANSLPYQQQYNQWPYYYNQSVPSASSNLVAGNSTADNLAVNTPSGYSYPSSQPPPPGTTSWKSNSVASAAPPMQVPGHQNQYANQAEGHYNQGPGVQWSQNHYAYQTQPYPQKTNSNHPQLGNPEDQQKTVDSNGPSTNLSSNHVSENFKPNLQGSVTMDNSSESKIQVPINPRIAPGFSMVMPKNEKKNSGLDLSKKPAYVSVSMPTNDAKATQDGPDARSIPFSLRNYATRNLNRCKNDAQRAACRSIMEEITKKAFAEGTLLTKNWDTEPLFPLPESVVGMTGTSIVNNLSPFSSVSTPRKRVKSRWEPVVDENVTNKVEQIAKGLISSNVHSTLDPKNRMGSSWDHGKFLQSREAPSSSKVNQRPAKKQKMGSNLSQIQNGSASSDSEKEHDLTKYYASATALANSPEEKKRREHRSKRFEKSKDSSLKSRNASANSDAMANLRLRRAISSLRTRTYEEGTLAVEDMDWDALTIKGTCQEIEKQYLRLTGAPEPAKIRPEDVLEKALAMVETSQKNYLYKCDQLKSIRQDLTVQRIQNELTVKVYETHARLAMQAGDLPEFNQCQSQLKRLYAQGIKGCYFEFSAYNLLCVMLHSNNKRDLLSSMASLSKEARQDAAVKHALAVHSSVLSGNYVLFFKLYKKAPNLNSCLMDLYVERMRFEAMKCMSRSYRPTVPVGYIAQILGFLRTDTEGCATNEDDGLEECEKWLKAHGTVLSEDNSGELQIDMKASSSTLYMPEPEDAVAHGDASLAVDDFLARTDGHAKRCSSNGPAVDTP from the exons ATGGCGAGCCACGGCGCCGGGGCGGCCGCTGGATCTGACGCCCCGCACGCTGAG GTCATCAGTATGGGACAGACAAATCCATCTCCTTATCCTCCTCTATCTTCCAGTCATCATTCATGGTCCTCTGCGGCTGGGTCAGCAACGGTTTCATGGAACAATACAGTGGAAAAACTTAGCCAAGATACGGTTTACTATGATCCACAAAGGGATGTATCGGTCTCAGGAGGGAATCAAAATGTAGGAAGTAGTGCGCCTCATGTTGCCCAGTCGAGTATGGGGATAACAGATGCAGCTCATTCTCATGTGCCCTACTCTAGTTCAGCCCAACATGTCTATAACCCTGTAGAATATGCCAACTATTATTATAGCTACCCACAAGCGACAAATGATTCTTCTGTCCAGCAAGGAGCAAACCAACATCCAGGTGCAGCTTATCAGCCTCTTACTTCATTTCAAAATTCAGGGTCTTACATTGATCCTACAAGTAACACATATTACAATGCTGGGGGTCATCAGACTGTGCCAGGATATGGAAGCAGCAGCTACTATTATCAGAACAACACATGGAATGATGGAAGCTCAGGGAATAATTTTGCTCAATCATACCAGAACTACTCATCATCTGATACAAGTGCACAGCAAAGTTCTACTTCAGTGCCTGCCAATTCTTTACCGTATCAGCAGCAGTATAACCAGTGGCCATACTATTACAATCAATCTGTGCCAAGTGCTTCTAGCAATCTAGTTGCTGGGAACAGTACTGCAGATAACTTAGCTGTTAACACCCCTTCTGGCTATTCCTATCCTAGTAGCCAGCCACCTCCACCAGGAACAACATCATGGAAAAGTAATTCAGTTGCTTCTGCTGCACCTCCTATGCAG GTTCCAGGACATCAAAATCAATATGCCAACCAGGCAGAAGGCCATTATAACCAGGGACCAGGTGTCCAATGGTCTCAAAACCATTATGCCTATCAGACACAGCCATACCCTCAGAAGACTAATTCCAATCATCCACAACTAGGCAACCCTGAAGATCAACAGAAGACTGTAGATTCTAACGGTCCAAGCACAAATCTTTCATCGAACCATGTTTCTGAAAATTTTAAACCAAACTTGCAGGGTTCCGTGACAATGGACAATTCCAGCGAAAGCAAAATACAGGTTCCTATAAATCCTCGAATTGCCCCAGGTTTCTCTATGGTGATGCcaaagaatgagaagaaaaatTCTGGACTTGATTTATCAAAGAAACCTGCCTATGTTAGTGTCTCCATGCCGACGAATGATGCTAAAGCAACTCAAGATGGTCCTGATGCT AGATCGATACCATTTTCACTCCGTAACTATGCTACGAGGAACCTCAATCGTTGCAAGAATGATGCCCAGAGGGCAGCCTGCCGAAGCATAATGGAGGAG ATAACAAAAAAGGCTTTTGCTGAGGGAACCCTTCTTACTAAGAACTGGGACACTGAACCTTTATTTCCTTTGCCTGAAAGTGTTGTGGGCATGACTGGAACAAG CATTGTAAACAATTTAAGTCCCTTCTCGTCAGTATCTACACCAAGGAAACGTGTTAAAAGTAGATGGGAGCCTGTTGTGGATGAAAATGTTACCAATAAGGTGGAACAAATAGCAAAAGGATTGATTAGCAGTAATGTCCACAGTACTTTGGACCCTAAAAATAGAATG GGTAGCAGTTGGGATCATGGAAAGTTTCTCCAGTCTCGTGAAGCACCTTCTTCAAGTAAAGTGAATCAGAGGCCTGCCAAGAAGCAAAAAATGGGTAGTAATTTGAGTCAAATACAGAATGGAAGTGCTTCAAGTGACAGCGAGAAGGAACATGATCTAACCAAATATTATGCCAGTGCAACTGCACTAGCAAACTCGCCTGAGGAAAAGAAGCGTAGGGAACATAGATCCAAGCGTTTTGAAAAGAGTAAAGATTCGTCATTAAAATCAAGAAATGCTTCTGCAAATAGTGATGCTATGGCTAATTTGCGTTTAAGAAGGGCAATTTCATCTCTTCGTACTAGAACCTATGAAGAAGGCACTTTGGCTGTTGAGGATATGGATTGGGATGCACTGACAATCAAAGGAACATGTCAAGAAATTGAGAAACAATATCTACGACTTACAGGAGCGCCTGAGCCTGCCAAA ATAAGGCCAGAAGATGTCCTGGAGAAGGCCCTTGCAATGGTTGAAACATCACAAAAGAATTATCTTTACAAGTGTGATCAGCTAAAATCTATCCGCCAAGATCTTACAGTTCAGAGAATCCAGAATGAACTGACTGTAAAG GTTTATGAAACCCATGCCCGATTAGCTATGCAAGCTGGCGATTTACCTGAATTTAACCAG TGCCAGTCACAACTGAAGAGGCTATATGCACAAGGAATCAAGGGTTGCTATTTTGAATTTTCTGCTTACAATTTGCTGTGTGTCATGCTACACTCTAATAATAAACGAGACTTGCTGTCGTCAATGGCAAG ctTATCAAAAGAAGCCAGACAAGATGCAGCAGTTAAGCATGCCCTTGCAGTTCATTCTTCTGTTTTATCTGGCAATTATGTTCTATTTTTCAAGCTATACAAGAAGGCGCCCAATTTGAACTCATGCCTCATGG ATCTATATGTGGAGCGGATGCGCTTTGAAGCTATGAAATGCATGTCTAGGTCATATCGCCCAACTGTACCTGTGGGATATATTGCACAGATTTTGGGGTTCTTGAGAACAGACACTGAAGGCTGTGCAACCAATGAGGATGATGGATTAGAAGAATGCGAAAAATGGTTGAAAGCGCATGGGACAGTTCTTTCAGAAGATAACAGTGGGGAATTGCAGATAGATATGAAG GCTTCGTCTTCTACACTTTACATGCCAGAGCCAGAGGACGCGGTTGCACATGGTGATGCATCACTtgctgttgatgactttttggcACGGACTGACGGACATGCTAAAAGGTGCAGCAGCAATGGACCAGCGGTGGATACTCCATAG